One stretch of bacterium DNA includes these proteins:
- a CDS encoding SemiSWEET family transporter, whose protein sequence is MQINNLFLAEIFGIIAGILTSIRLIPQVFKSYKTKQTRDLSLYFLIILFFQALFLIFYGIFKPDTLIVYMNILPFFCSIILIKLKLNHNS, encoded by the coding sequence ATGCAAATCAATAATTTATTTTTAGCGGAAATTTTCGGCATAATCGCGGGAATTCTTACCTCGATAAGATTAATTCCGCAGGTATTTAAAAGTTATAAAACAAAACAAACTCGCGATCTATCGCTGTATTTTTTGATAATTTTGTTTTTCCAAGCGCTGTTTTTGATCTTTTATGGAATATTCAAGCCCGATACCTTGATCGTTTATATGAACATATTGCCGTTTTTTTGTTCTATTATTTTGATCAAGCTTAAATTAAACCATAATTCATAA
- a CDS encoding UbiA family prenyltransferase, which translates to MGPKNKFDFLFKEFIYGGHLQCLGASSIIFITAFVLKLNIRLDALIVAYLLFYPLYLYNRWKEIEIDYTTNPERTKYLKTYIKYMPFIFASVILILIIFLFLFGNFTSFALGMILLVLGLMYTTVFKKVTRKIILFKNFYVASFFTLLVFFTAIYHSLPLIKSPIIVPLAILMLFVFGKAFLMQIFLDLKDVESDKKEGLKTLGVLIGRDKTFKVLKILSILTTVPVIVIFSLFVPLFPKSVLMLIFTVFYNFYSFKIAKDKNYFGYILGSGEFVLWTILILSGEILI; encoded by the coding sequence ATGGGTCCGAAAAATAAATTTGATTTTTTATTCAAAGAATTTATTTACGGGGGCCATCTTCAGTGTTTAGGGGCGTCAAGTATTATTTTTATTACGGCTTTTGTTTTAAAACTTAATATTCGGTTAGACGCTTTAATTGTGGCTTATTTGCTTTTTTATCCGCTTTATCTTTATAACCGCTGGAAAGAAATAGAAATTGATTATACTACTAACCCCGAAAGAACGAAATATCTGAAGACATATATTAAATATATGCCGTTTATTTTTGCGTCGGTTATTTTAATTTTAATTATTTTCCTTTTTCTCTTCGGTAATTTCACTTCCTTCGCGCTTGGAATGATCTTGCTCGTATTGGGATTAATGTACACGACAGTTTTTAAAAAAGTTACTCGAAAAATCATTCTTTTTAAAAATTTTTATGTGGCCTCGTTTTTTACGCTTTTGGTATTTTTTACGGCAATATACCATTCTTTACCCTTAATAAAGTCTCCGATCATAGTTCCCTTGGCGATACTTATGCTTTTTGTTTTCGGAAAAGCTTTTTTGATGCAAATTTTTTTAGACTTGAAAGATGTGGAAAGCGATAAAAAAGAAGGCTTAAAAACTCTTGGTGTTTTGATTGGCAGAGATAAAACATTTAAAGTGCTGAAAATTTTGAGTATCTTAACCACTGTTCCGGTCATTGTTATTTTTTCTCTTTTTGTGCCCTTGTTCCCGAAATCCGTCCTGATGCTTATTTTTACCGTTTTTTATAATTTTTATTCTTTTAAAATAGCCAAGGACAAGAATTATTTTGGTTATATACTTGGCAGCGGAGAATTTGTTTTATGGACAATCTTAATATTAAGCGGAGAAATTTTAATATAA